ATGCAGGATATTGTAGTGAATAAGTTTGTTACTTATAATGAAGATTACTTATTTTAAAAGAATTTTATAACAAGAAATTATGCGAAAATCTGTGGAAAAATCTGTAGAAATTCTAAAAAAAGGGGGAGTTATTCTTTATCCTACCGATACCGTTTGGGGCATCGGTTGTGATGCTACCAATTACGATGCGGTTAGTCGTATTTTTCAAGTCAAACAACGTAGTGAAAGTAAGAGTTTAATCATTTTGGTCAATTCGGAGGCTATGTTGAAACATTATGTCGCCGAAATTCCTACACAAATTTTGGAATTTTTACAAAGGGCAGAAAGTCCCACAACTGTGATTTATCAAAACCCTAAAAACCTTGCCAGTAATGTAATAGCACAAGACAATAGCGTGGCTATAAGAATCGTAAAAGATGATTTTTGTCAAAGATTGATAGCCGAATTTGGTAAACCCATTGTCTCTACTTCGGCAAATATCAGTGGCGAGTCTACTCCTGCCCATTTTGGGCAAATTGACCCTCGTATTGTCAATCAAATGGATTTTGTGGTGAAGTATCGACAAGACGATAGACAAGTTGCCTCACCTTCACGATTGATACGTTTTAGCTCGGAAGGAAAAGTTGAAATTTTAAGATGATTTTACCACGATTTCTAGCGGTCGTATTTTAATCCGACAGCCAAGTAAGGGGATAGCTTGTTGTTTTTTAAAACGTTGTAATACACCTGAAAAGTTTTGTCTTCAAAGTAAGTGTTTCTTGAAAAAGCCAATCCTGCAGTGGGTTGAACCGCCAAATGTTTTCCAATTTTGATTTCTGGACGTATACCCAAATGCCCAATTTGTGAACCCAAAGCAACTTCTTTTGATTGATAATCTGCCGTGGCTAAAAGAACTTGTACCTCTGATACTAATCCCAATTTAATATTTTTAGAAATTTGTTTACTAAACTCAAAATCAAGGTAATTATAAAAAAACAAGCGTAATGAATATTCCGAATCAATGTTCCAACGTAGCATAAATGCAGGAGAGAACATTGCATAATCATAGGCATTGTTTATCGAAGCCCCGATTCCCCATTCAAAAGCAGAATTTTCTCTACGAATTAACATTCCTCCTCCCAACACAAAAGCATCTTTTGCTGAAAATTTTGAAATATTGGTAGAAAAAGTTCCTCCGCCAAGCATCAGCAAAGCAAACCATTTTTTGTGTATGGGAAGGAACTGACCGAAAGTCAGTGAGATGTTCGAAATTTGAGAAATGGTATGTGGCGCTATTTTTTGCGAATTATTCAAGTTAGTTTGAATTGCCCAAAGCGAAACAAATGAAGTTTTATTTAATTGATTATCTTCATTGTATTTCATTGAAAGCGGAACTCTTATCCATAAATCGAAAGTCTGTAGTGGCTTATTGGGAGCTAAGTTTTCGTCGGAAGCATTTTTTACCGATGAGGAAACAAGATATTCTGTTTTTAGCCGAATTTGTGCTTCAATTTCAATATATTGTAACAGAAAGAAAGCCAAAAAAACAATACACTTTTTTTGCCCAAAAATTCTTTTCATAAGCTCCATTCTTTTAAGAATAACATCCTACTTCTACCCAAAATGTCATTACAACTAAACTCTAAATCCATTTTCTTATTTCTTACGGAAATAGACATCAATAGGAACTCCTTTAAAATCAAAATGTTCGCGGAGCTGATTTTCAATAAATCGGCGATAAGGTTCTTTTACATACTGTGGTAAATTAGCAAAAAATACAAACTGAGGCATTGGGGTAGGCAATTGCGTACAGAATTTGATTTTGATATACTTCCCTTTGATTGCTGGGGGCGGACGATTTTCAATAATGGGCAACATCACCTCATTAAGTTTTGAAGTAGGTATGCGTTTGGAACGATTTTGATACACTTCAACGGCTTGTTCAATAGCCTTGTAGATGCGTTGCTTATTTAGTGCGGAGATGAAAATAATAGGTACATCGGTGAAAGGCTCTATTTCCTTACGGATAATCGCCTCGAAATTTTTTGCGGTGTTGGTTTGTTTTTCAACTAAATCCCACTTGTTGACCAAAATAACAATTCCTTTACGATTGCGTTGTGCTAACCAAAAGATATTGCTATCCTGCCCTTCAAAGCCTCGTGTTGCATCAATCATCAAAATACAAACATCGGCGTGTTCGATGGCTCTAATGGAACGCATTACGGAGTAAAACTCCAAATCTTCCTTTACCTTTGATTTTCTTCGGATTCCTGCCGTATCCACTAAGTTAAATTCAAATCCGAATCGGTTGTATTTGGTGTCAATGGCATCGCGGGTAGTTCCTGCAATATCGGTAACTATGTATCGGTCTTCCCCAATTAAAGCATTGATAAACGATGATTTCCCAGCATTGGGTCGCCCCACTACAGCAAATCGTGGTAAATCTTCATCGTTTTTTGACTCCCTCTCAGGAAGAATTTTTACCAAATCATCAAGTAATTCACCCGTACCGCTTCCGTTAATACTTGAAAGGGTGTACACATTTTCAAATCCGAAGGCATAAAATTCGTGTGAGTTAGCCACACGATTGTTGCTATCTACTTTATTTACAGCTACAAAAACAGGTTTTTTTGATTTTCGGAGCAAATCGGCTACCGTTTCATCCATTCCCGTAATACCATCTTCAACATCAACCATAAATACAATAGCATCTGCCTCATCAATGGCAAGGGAAACTTGTTTATCAATCTCTTTTTCGAAGGAGTCATCACTTCCCACTACGTAGCCTCCAGTATCAATAACTGAAAATTCCACTCCGTTCCAATCGGTTTTTCCGTAATGACGGTCGCGTGTTACACCACTTACGGCGTCAACAATGGCTTCACGGCGTTTGATAAGGCGATTAAAAAAAGTAGATTTTCCTACATTTGGGCGTCCGACGATGGCAACAATGGCACTCATAATTTTGTGTTTTTTTAGCGTAAAAGAAAGTTTAAAGGAAGCTGTAACACCTTTTGATTATATTTTTTTTAGTTGTTGCTGCATCATACGTATTTGCTCGGTCATCATATTTTGTTTGTCGAGCTTTTTGGCTTCGGAGAGCAATTCTTGAGCTTCACGTTTGCGACGTTTTTGCATCATTATTCCTGCTAAACTGAGTTTTGCCATAGCTATATCGTAACTCATAGTAAGCCCCAATTGCAAAGCCTTTCGGAAGTATTTTTCAGCTTGAGTCAGATTGGTTTGTGAGGTTAATATTCCGTATAGATAGTTATAGTATCCTTGCTGTTTACGGATAAGTGCTGTTTGTGGGTCTGCAATTTTATCTAGCCATTTTTTGGTTCCTGCAAAATCTTGCTTTCGTAAACGAAAGAAAGCCAGTAAAATATATTCGTTTCTGAAATATAAAAAAATCGGGATTAATGCCAGAAAAATCAAAGCTATTCCATTACCGATATTTTTCTGTGTGAACTGATATACCGCCAAAGCGATAATCAGTACCGCTACCGCCAATTTTACGTATTTGTTTTGTATGAATTTCATCTGAATATCAAGTTTATTAAATGTTTGTGTGTAAAAATGCAAAACTACAAATAAAATTCCGAAAGAAAAATAATTTTTATCTTTGCCCTATTAGGCAGATTTAAAGAAACCAAAAATGGGATTTGTTTTTAAACAATCATTGAAAAATATTTTGACCACTTATTTAGGTTTTGCCATAGGAGCGATAAACACCTTGTTTTTGTTTACTTACTTTTTGAGTAAATCACAATACGGCTTGGTCAGTTATATCACCTCTACGGCTACCATTTTATCTCCCCTAATCGCCTTTGGCGTGCATCAGACCTACATTCGCTTTTATGCCACCTATGATAATACTAATGAGCGGTCACGATTTAATTTTATGCTTTTTTTACTGCCTTGGGCTGTCATTATTCCATTGGTTTTTGTAGGATATTTAAGCTATGAGCACTTGGTGGCTTGGCTTTCTTCAAAAAATGCCGAAGTGGGCAACTACCTGCCAGTAATCTTTTTTACGGGGATTACTATGGCTTATTTTGAAATAGGATATGCTTGGGCAAGAGTACAGTTACAAACTGTCGCAGGAAATTTTTTAAAGGAAGTTTTTCATCGTGTGGGGATATTATTACTGCTTGTGGCTTTTTATTTCAAGTTGATGACTTTTGAGATATTAGTACAAGGCGTGTTTTGGGTGTATTTTCTGCGGATGATTTGTATGTTTGTTTTGGTATTTTTTATGGTTCGACCTCAGTTTCATATAGGATTTCCTTCTAACAAACATTCGGTATTGTGGTATAGCGCATTTGTAGTGCTTTCGGGGTCTGTGGCAACCTTGTTGGTGGATATTGATAAGTTTATGCTCAATCAGTACGTAGCCCTCCCTGATATTGCTATTTACAATGTGGCTATTTTTTCGGCAACGGTTGTAGTAATCCCTTACAGAGCGGTTTACCAAATAGTTAGTCCGCTTGTAGCTCAATGGCTACACCAAAACAAAATCAACGAAATACACCAACTATATCACAGGAGTACTTTGGGGGTATTTGCTTTTAGTATGCTAATTTTTGTACTTATTGTCACTAATGCTCGTCAAATGTACGCATTATTGCCTGACCCAGCTTATGAG
This genomic window from Capnocytophaga canimorsus contains:
- a CDS encoding L-threonylcarbamoyladenylate synthase, with the translated sequence MRKSVEKSVEILKKGGVILYPTDTVWGIGCDATNYDAVSRIFQVKQRSESKSLIILVNSEAMLKHYVAEIPTQILEFLQRAESPTTVIYQNPKNLASNVIAQDNSVAIRIVKDDFCQRLIAEFGKPIVSTSANISGESTPAHFGQIDPRIVNQMDFVVKYRQDDRQVASPSRLIRFSSEGKVEILR
- a CDS encoding DUF6268 family outer membrane beta-barrel protein → MKRIFGQKKCIVFLAFFLLQYIEIEAQIRLKTEYLVSSSVKNASDENLAPNKPLQTFDLWIRVPLSMKYNEDNQLNKTSFVSLWAIQTNLNNSQKIAPHTISQISNISLTFGQFLPIHKKWFALLMLGGGTFSTNISKFSAKDAFVLGGGMLIRRENSAFEWGIGASINNAYDYAMFSPAFMLRWNIDSEYSLRLFFYNYLDFEFSKQISKNIKLGLVSEVQVLLATADYQSKEVALGSQIGHLGIRPEIKIGKHLAVQPTAGLAFSRNTYFEDKTFQVYYNVLKNNKLSPYLAVGLKYDR
- the der gene encoding ribosome biogenesis GTPase Der; protein product: MSAIVAIVGRPNVGKSTFFNRLIKRREAIVDAVSGVTRDRHYGKTDWNGVEFSVIDTGGYVVGSDDSFEKEIDKQVSLAIDEADAIVFMVDVEDGITGMDETVADLLRKSKKPVFVAVNKVDSNNRVANSHEFYAFGFENVYTLSSINGSGTGELLDDLVKILPERESKNDEDLPRFAVVGRPNAGKSSFINALIGEDRYIVTDIAGTTRDAIDTKYNRFGFEFNLVDTAGIRRKSKVKEDLEFYSVMRSIRAIEHADVCILMIDATRGFEGQDSNIFWLAQRNRKGIVILVNKWDLVEKQTNTAKNFEAIIRKEIEPFTDVPIIFISALNKQRIYKAIEQAVEVYQNRSKRIPTSKLNEVMLPIIENRPPPAIKGKYIKIKFCTQLPTPMPQFVFFANLPQYVKEPYRRFIENQLREHFDFKGVPIDVYFRKK
- a CDS encoding lipopolysaccharide biosynthesis protein; the protein is MGFVFKQSLKNILTTYLGFAIGAINTLFLFTYFLSKSQYGLVSYITSTATILSPLIAFGVHQTYIRFYATYDNTNERSRFNFMLFLLPWAVIIPLVFVGYLSYEHLVAWLSSKNAEVGNYLPVIFFTGITMAYFEIGYAWARVQLQTVAGNFLKEVFHRVGILLLLVAFYFKLMTFEILVQGVFWVYFLRMICMFVLVFFMVRPQFHIGFPSNKHSVLWYSAFVVLSGSVATLLVDIDKFMLNQYVALPDIAIYNVAIFSATVVVIPYRAVYQIVSPLVAQWLHQNKINEIHQLYHRSTLGVFAFSMLIFVLIVTNARQMYALLPDPAYEQGLWVLIIIACVKLSDALTGVNNALLFNSAYYRYILLLGILLLITTVLLNIWLIPKYGINGSAVATFIAFIVYNMLKISLVCAKFRLQPFSKTIIQIIFIGAILTLIGYFWDFSFANPLINILLKSILILILTFPLLKKIKSEISHL